One genomic segment of Coffea arabica cultivar ET-39 chromosome 6e, Coffea Arabica ET-39 HiFi, whole genome shotgun sequence includes these proteins:
- the LOC113695577 gene encoding putative transcription factor bHLH041 isoform X1: protein MDSVFSLGEGDRAIFLQHLVQSFGCTYICLWSYDPQPSICLRYRDGYYHERSNNQQPSTSSGSLAHRRFIEYGQSIIIVDSSHIPGLAFLNNRPYMELQLADLRRMASTETQRLFYEEAGIKTAIFMGCNAGEIELGFSDGSQVNMELEMRNLFPVDFSRPLLDPTTTRDQLPQQLSTTDQNRPASSSSSLRSLSYDSPEYSPLLFDMPATSYLVPEPQREAMIQQALGSAHRPVFSPTAASPHQQAIRALNQIRNIQLPTIESEDAAMTEAMIAVISSSASPSSSVQQPQQNFPPNYRVNGSHASAFRRYRPSLAPRLPTSSRIQGENVVKRSITFLRTLNSMRSQVQMLAGRTSSTLHHMISERRRREKLNESFQALRSLLPPGTKKDKASVLTSTREYLSSLKDQVAELSKRNHVLEAQLLPKMSAAIEETSSGVSSVERVEVQIRDVGASTSASSSSSSSSRIVDLQVILRAEVSMVDLVVRLLEFLKIDQNVSLMSVEANTRMAEPTSVSNVVLMRLRIEEGEWDESAFQEAIRRVLNDLAQ, encoded by the exons ATGGATTCTGTCTTCTCCCTTGGTGAAGGAGACCGTGCCATCTTTCTCCAACACTTGGTTCAGTCTTTTGGTTGCACTTACATCTGCCTCTGGTCGTACGATCCCCAGCCGTCCAT TTGTTTAAGGTACCGAGATGGATACTACCACGAAAGAAGTAATAACCAACAGCCAAGTACATCATCAGGAAGTCTTGCTCACAGACGCTTCATTGAATATGGGCAATCAATCATCATTGTTGACAGCAG CCACATTCCAGGATTGGCTTTTCTGAACAATCGTCCTTACATGGAGCTTCAGTTGGCCGATCTTCGCAGGATGGCTTCCACTGAAACTCAACGCTTATTCTATGAG GAAGCTGGGATCAAG ACAGCCATATTTATGGGGTGCAACGCTGGGGAGATTGAGCTTGGGTTTTCTGACGGCTCCCAG GTCAATATGGAATTGGAGATGAGGAACTTGTTCCCTGTTGATTTCTCTCGACCATTATTAGATCCAACAACAACCAGAGATCAGCTTCCCCAGCAGCTAAGCACTACTGATCAGAACCGGCCTGCCTCATCTTCATCATCCTTAAGGTCTTTATCATACGATAGCCCCGAGTACTCTCCCCTCCTGTTTGATATGCCAGCCACTTCTTACCTCGTCCCTGAACCACAACGAGAAGCAATGATTCAACAGGCTTTAGGATCAGCTCATCGGCCAGTATTTTCACCAACCGCTGCTAGTCCACACCAGCAAGCTATCAGGGCCTTGAATCAAATCAGAAACATTCAGTTACCGACAATTGAGAGCGAAGATGCTGCAATGACAGAAGCCATGATTGCTGTCATATCATCTAGTGCTTCTCCTTCATCATCTGTTCAACAACCCCAACAAAATTTCCCGCCTAATTACCGAGTAAATGGATCACATGCTAGTGCATtcagaaggtacaggccatccTTAGCCCCCAGGCTGCCAACTTCGTCCAGAATCCAAGGGGAGAATGTGGTCAAAAGATCAATCACGTTTCTCAGAACCTTAAACTCAATGCGATCTCAAGTACAAATGCTAGCAGGCCGGACATCAAGCACTCTGCATCATATGATATCAGAGAGAAGAAGACGAGAAAAACTCAATGAAAGCTTTCAGGCATTGAGATCACTGCTTCCTCCTGGAACCAAG AAGGATAAAGCCTCGGTGCTAACGAGTACAAGGGAGTACTTGAGTTCTTTGAAAGATCAAGTTGCTGAACTTAGTAAAAGGAACCATGTATTAGAGGCACAACTTTTGCCAAAAATGTCTGCAGCTATTGAGGAAACAAGTAGCGGTGTCTCGTCCGTCGAGAGGGTTGAGGTGCAGATTAGAGATGTTGGTGCATCCACAtcagcatcatcatcatcatcatcatcatcaagaaTTGTGGACTTGCAAGTGATATTGAGGGCTGAAGTTAGCATGGTAGATTTAGTGGTTCGTTTGCTGGAGTTCttgaaaattgatcaaaatgtAAGCTTAATGTCTGTAGAAGCCAACACAAGAATGGCAGAACCAACTTCCGTAAGCAACGTAGTTTTGATGAGGCTGAGAATTGAG GAAGGTGAATGGGACGAGTCTGCCTTCCAAGAAGCCATAAGGAGGGTTCTTAATGACCTTGCGCAGTGA
- the LOC113697421 gene encoding probable pre-mRNA-splicing factor ATP-dependent RNA helicase DEAH5, with product MGDGPGLKELEYLSLVSKVCSELETHLGVGEKVLAEFITEIGRNCENVDEFDAKLKENGAEMPDYFVRTLLTIIHAILPPKPKSEKEPKVEEKKSGYSALKIADSREKVKELEREIQLEARSKQREEEEKEEDRYRDRRERDRDRDRGRRRERERDGNRDRDRDRDRDRGRDRDSDRDRGRDRDRDRKRERDDGYDNDETRKRHMQSRHERSGRDGYDREDIDNNERRERNNGRHMGGEPELYQVYKGRVSRVMESGCFVQLNEFRGKEGLVHVSQMATRRITNAKDVVKRDQEVYVKVISMNGQKLSLSMRDVDQNSGKDLLPLKKSGEDDGLRANPNSNGGPVTKTGLSGIKINEEDDSMPSRRPLKRMSSPERWEAKQLIASGVLGVKEYPMYDDEGDGLMYQEEGAEEELEIELNEDEPAFLQGQSRYSIDMSPVKIFKNPEGSLSRAAALQSALIKERREVREQQQRTMLDSIPKDLNRPWEDPMPETGERHLAQELRGVGLSAYDMPEWKKDAYGKALTFGQRSKLSIQEQRQSLPIYKLKKELIQAVHDNQVLVVIGETGSGKTTQVTQYLAEAGYTTKGKIGCTQPRRVAAMSVAKRVAEEFGCRLGEEVGYAIRFEDCTGPDTVIKYMTDGMLLREILVDENLSQYSVIMLDEAHERTIHTDVLFGLLKQLVKRRPDLRLIVTSATLDAEKFSGYFFNCNIFTIPGRTFPVEILYTKQPESDYLDASLITVLQIHLTEPEGDVLLFLTGQEEIDYACQCLYERMKGLGKNVPELIILPVYSALPSEMQSRIFEPAPLGKRKVVVATNIAEASLTIDGIFYVIDPGFAKQNVYNPKQGLDSLVITPISQASAKQRAGRAGRTGPGKCYRLYTESAFHNEMPPTTIPEIQRINLGTTTLNMKAMGINDLLSFDFMDPPSPQALISAMEQLYSLGALDEEGLLTKLGRKMAEFPLDPPLSKMLLASVDLGCSDEILTIIAMIQTGNIFYRPREKQAQADQKRAKFFQPEGDHLTLLAVYEAWKAKNFSGPWCFENFVQSRSLRRAQDVRKQLLSIMDKYKLDVLGAGKNFTKIRKAITAGFFFHAARKDPQEGYRTLVENQPVYIHPSSALFQRQPDWVIYHELVMTTKEYMREVTVIDPKWLVELAPRFFKVSDPTKMSKRKRQERIEPLYDRYHEPNSWRLSKRRA from the exons ATGGGGGACGGCCCTGGGCTGAAGGAATTAGAGTATCTCTCGCTCGTCTCTAAGGTATGTTCAGAACTCGAGACTCATTTAGGTGTTGGGGAGAAGGTTTTAGCTGAATTTATTACTGAAATTGGTAGAAATTGTGAGAATGTGGATGAGTTTGATGCTAAGCTTAAAGAGAATGGTGCTGAGATGCCCGATTATTTTGTCCGGACTCTGCTGACCATTATTCATGCTATTTTGCCTCCCAAACCTAAGTCCGAGAAGGAACCTAAGGTTGAGGAAAAGAAATCAGGGTATTCAGCTTTGAAGATTGCAGATAGTAGAGAGAAAGTGAAGGAATTGGAGCGGGAGATTCAGTTGGAAGCTAGGAGTAAGCAGCGagaggaagaagagaaagaagaagatagATACAGGGATAGACGAGAAAGGGACCGGGACAGAGATAGGGGCAGGAGGAGGGAAAGAGAAAGGGATGGAAACAGAGACAGAGATAGAGATAGAGATAGAGATAGAGGCAGGGATAGAGATAGCGACCGAGATAGAGGTAGGGACAGGGATAGGGATAGGAAGAGAGAAAGGGATGATGGCTACGATAATGATGAAACTAGGAAAAGGCACATGcagagtcgacatgagaggagCGGGAGAGATGGCTATGACCGTGAAGATATTGATAACAATGAAAGAAGGGAGAGGAACAATGGCAGGCATATGGGAGGTGAGCCAGAATTATATCAGGTGTATAAGGGGAGGGTGTCGAGGGTGATGGAATCAGGTTGTTTCGTTCAGCTGAATGAGTTTAGAGGGAAGGAGGGATTGGTCCACGTTTCTCAGATGGCAACTAGGAGGATAACTAATGCCAAGGATGTTGTAAAGAGGGATCAGGAAGTTTATGTGAAGGTGATTTCCATGAATGGGCAGAAGTTGAGTTTGTCAATGAGGGATGTTGATCAAAATTCTGGCAAGGATTTGTTGCCATTGAAGAAGAGTGGTGAAGATGATGGTTTGAGAGCAAATCCAAATAGTAATGGGGGTCCTGTGACTAAAACAGGGCTTTCAGGGATTAAAATCAATGAAGAAGATGATTCTATGCCTTCAAGGAGGCCGTTGAAGAGAATGAGTTCACCTGAGAGATGGGAGGCAAAACAACTCATCGCTTCCGGGGTTTTGGGTGTTAAAGAATATCCCATGTATGATGATGAAGGAGATGGTTTGATGTATCAGGAGGAAGGTGCCGAGGAGGAGCTAGAAATTGAGCTGAATGAAGATGAGCCAGCTTTCTTGCAAGGCCAGAGTCGCTACTCCATAGACATGTCTCCTGTTAAGATCTTTAAGAATCCCGAGGGCTCATTGAGTCGTGCTGCTGCACTTCAGTCTGCTTTAATAAAAGAGAGAAGAGAAGTAAGGGAGCAGCAGCAGAGGACAATGCTggattcaattccaaaagatTTGAATCGACCATGGGAAGACCCAATGCCTGAGACAGGCGAGAGGCATTTGGCACAAGAGTTGAGGGGTGTTGGATTGTCAGCATATGACATGCCAGAATGGAAAAAGGATGCCTATGGAAAAGCTCTTACTTTTGGGCAAAGATCCAAGCTTTCTATTCAGGAGCAAAGGCAGAGCCTGCCCATTTATAAGCTAAAGAAAGAGTTAATACAGGCTGTCCATGATAATCAGGTTTTGGTTGTGATTGGTGAGACAGGTTCAGGCAAAACGACTCAGGTTACCCAGTATTTAGCTGAGGCTGGATATACTACCAAGGGTAAAATTGGATGCACTCAGCCTCGGAGGGTGGCTGCCATGTCTGTGGCTAAGAGGGTCGCTGAGGAGTTCGGTTGCCGTTTGGGTGAAGAGGTGGGGTATGCTATCCGTTTTGAGGATTGCACTGGACCTGACACTGTCATCAAGTATATGACTGATGGCATGTTGCTGAGGGAGATTCTGGTTGATGAGAATTTGTCTCAATATTCTGTGATCATGCTGGATGAAGCTCATGAGAGGACAATTCATACTGATGTGCTTTTTGGGCTGCTTAAGCAACTTGTGAAACGGAGACCCGACCTTCGTTTGATTGTCACGTCTGCCACACTGGATGCTGAGAAATTCTCGGGTTATTTCTTCAACTGTAACATCTTCACCATTCCCGGAAGAACTTTTCCAGTTGAAATACTATACACTAAGCAGCCAGAAAGTGACTACCTTGATGCTTCTCTAATTACAGTCTTGCAAATCCATTTGACCGAGCCTGAAGGTGATGTTTTACTCTTCTTAACTGGTCAGGAAGAAATCGATTATGCATGTCAATGTCTCTATGAGAGAATGAAAGGGCTGGGTAAAAATGTTCCCGAGTTAATCATCTTACCAGTATACAGTGCCCTTCCAagtgaaatgcaatcaagaattTTTGAACCAGCCCCTCTAGGAAAGAGAAAAGTTGTTGTCGCAACCAACATTGCTGAAGCTTCGTTGACAATTGATGGTATATTCTATGTCATCGATCCTGGATTTGCCAAGCAGAATGTTTACAATCCTAAACAAGGATTGGATTCGTTGGTGATAACTCCAATTTCCCAAGCCTCAGCAAAACAGAGAGCAGGACGTGCTGGACGTACAGGACCCGGAAAGTGTTATCGTCTGTACACAGAGAGTGCATTCCACAATGAAATGCCACCCACCACAATTCCAGAAATTCAGAGGATTAATCTTGGGACAACTACTCTTAATATGAAAGCTATGGGCATTAATGATCTTCTGTCTTTCGATTTTATGGACCCTCCTTCTCCTCAAGCCCTCATATCTGCCATGGAACAACTTTACAGTCTTGGAGCTTTGGATGAAGAGGGACTTCTTACTAAATTGGGCAGGAAAATGGCCGAATTTCCTCTTGATCCCCCTTTATCTAAGATGCTTCTAGCTAGTGTCGATCTTGGTTGCAGTGATGAGATTTTAACAATAATTGCAATGATTCAAACCGGAAATATCTTCTATCGTCCAAGGGAAAAACAGGCTCAAGCGGATCAGAAAAGGGCTAAATTTTTCCAGCCGGAGGGAGATCATTTGACGTTACTTGCGGTTTATGAGGCTTGGAAAGCAAAAAACTTTTCTGGTCCATGGTGCTTTGAAAACTTTGTTCAGTCCCGATCTTTGAGGAGAGCTCAGGATGTTAGGAAGCAACTTCTCTCCATCATGGACAA GTATAAATTGGATGTCTTGGGTGCTGGAAAGAATTTCACCAAGATTAGGAAGGCTATTACAGCAGGCTTCTTCTTCCATGCTGCCAGGAAGGATCCACAAGAGGGTTATAGGACCCTGGTGGAGAACCAACCAGTTTATATTCATCCAAGCAGTGCCCTTTTTCAAAGACAACCTGATTGGGTTATCTACCATGAGCTGGTGATGACCACAAAAGAGTATATGCGTGAGGTAACAGTCATAGATCCAAAGTGGCTTGTTGAACTGGCACCGAGATTTTTCAAGGTGTCAGATCCCACAAAGATGAGCAAGCGCAAGAGACAAGAACGGATTGAACCACTTTATGACAGATATCATGAGCCTAACTCTTGGCGCCTCAGTAAAAGGAGGGCTTGA
- the LOC113695577 gene encoding putative transcription factor bHLH041 isoform X2 — MDTTTKEVITNSQVHHQEVLLTDASLNMGNQSSLLTAGLAFLNNRPYMELQLADLRRMASTETQRLFYEEAGIKTAIFMGCNAGEIELGFSDGSQVNMELEMRNLFPVDFSRPLLDPTTTRDQLPQQLSTTDQNRPASSSSSLRSLSYDSPEYSPLLFDMPATSYLVPEPQREAMIQQALGSAHRPVFSPTAASPHQQAIRALNQIRNIQLPTIESEDAAMTEAMIAVISSSASPSSSVQQPQQNFPPNYRVNGSHASAFRRYRPSLAPRLPTSSRIQGENVVKRSITFLRTLNSMRSQVQMLAGRTSSTLHHMISERRRREKLNESFQALRSLLPPGTKKDKASVLTSTREYLSSLKDQVAELSKRNHVLEAQLLPKMSAAIEETSSGVSSVERVEVQIRDVGASTSASSSSSSSSRIVDLQVILRAEVSMVDLVVRLLEFLKIDQNVSLMSVEANTRMAEPTSVSNVVLMRLRIEEGEWDESAFQEAIRRVLNDLAQ, encoded by the exons ATGGATACTACCACGAAAGAAGTAATAACCAACAGCCAAGTACATCATCAGGAAGTCTTGCTCACAGACGCTTCATTGAATATGGGCAATCAATCATCATTGTTGACAGCAG GATTGGCTTTTCTGAACAATCGTCCTTACATGGAGCTTCAGTTGGCCGATCTTCGCAGGATGGCTTCCACTGAAACTCAACGCTTATTCTATGAG GAAGCTGGGATCAAG ACAGCCATATTTATGGGGTGCAACGCTGGGGAGATTGAGCTTGGGTTTTCTGACGGCTCCCAG GTCAATATGGAATTGGAGATGAGGAACTTGTTCCCTGTTGATTTCTCTCGACCATTATTAGATCCAACAACAACCAGAGATCAGCTTCCCCAGCAGCTAAGCACTACTGATCAGAACCGGCCTGCCTCATCTTCATCATCCTTAAGGTCTTTATCATACGATAGCCCCGAGTACTCTCCCCTCCTGTTTGATATGCCAGCCACTTCTTACCTCGTCCCTGAACCACAACGAGAAGCAATGATTCAACAGGCTTTAGGATCAGCTCATCGGCCAGTATTTTCACCAACCGCTGCTAGTCCACACCAGCAAGCTATCAGGGCCTTGAATCAAATCAGAAACATTCAGTTACCGACAATTGAGAGCGAAGATGCTGCAATGACAGAAGCCATGATTGCTGTCATATCATCTAGTGCTTCTCCTTCATCATCTGTTCAACAACCCCAACAAAATTTCCCGCCTAATTACCGAGTAAATGGATCACATGCTAGTGCATtcagaaggtacaggccatccTTAGCCCCCAGGCTGCCAACTTCGTCCAGAATCCAAGGGGAGAATGTGGTCAAAAGATCAATCACGTTTCTCAGAACCTTAAACTCAATGCGATCTCAAGTACAAATGCTAGCAGGCCGGACATCAAGCACTCTGCATCATATGATATCAGAGAGAAGAAGACGAGAAAAACTCAATGAAAGCTTTCAGGCATTGAGATCACTGCTTCCTCCTGGAACCAAG AAGGATAAAGCCTCGGTGCTAACGAGTACAAGGGAGTACTTGAGTTCTTTGAAAGATCAAGTTGCTGAACTTAGTAAAAGGAACCATGTATTAGAGGCACAACTTTTGCCAAAAATGTCTGCAGCTATTGAGGAAACAAGTAGCGGTGTCTCGTCCGTCGAGAGGGTTGAGGTGCAGATTAGAGATGTTGGTGCATCCACAtcagcatcatcatcatcatcatcatcatcaagaaTTGTGGACTTGCAAGTGATATTGAGGGCTGAAGTTAGCATGGTAGATTTAGTGGTTCGTTTGCTGGAGTTCttgaaaattgatcaaaatgtAAGCTTAATGTCTGTAGAAGCCAACACAAGAATGGCAGAACCAACTTCCGTAAGCAACGTAGTTTTGATGAGGCTGAGAATTGAG GAAGGTGAATGGGACGAGTCTGCCTTCCAAGAAGCCATAAGGAGGGTTCTTAATGACCTTGCGCAGTGA